A window of Puntigrus tetrazona isolate hp1 chromosome 11, ASM1883169v1, whole genome shotgun sequence contains these coding sequences:
- the LOC122353662 gene encoding galanin receptor type 1 gives MVNGNTESNSSSHGLSDVERVLVPVFDSFILVTGVVGHILVLIVICRTMRRGSGRPGGLQQTNANGTDVLLLSLSVADLLLLSCLPYHTVAIATRHWPFGSFMCKSVSFLSAMCTAASAFTLATLAFARYIIVVHQSKAYQWRREGRLKIVAGVLWIPAVVLASPQFAWRTLDNHKALENLACFNFLSDQGQLAYGVCHFLLAFAFPLGIIAIAYAKIYHFLKTTRQNRTTQTDRLEHYHVHVTQISALLVLAFAVCWLPSYGLMFAQIAEGDKAAGPLPYFGPFATFARIMATSSTVANPILYVFTSEKFRKELMDLGRRVCGQRLS, from the coding sequence ATGGTTAATGGAAATACCGAGTCGAACAGTTCCAGTCATGGACTAAGTGATGTTGAGCGAGTGTTGGTACCCGTATTTGACAGCTTCATTCTGGTAACTGGGGTGGTAGGACACATCCTGGTTCTTATCGTCATCTGTCGTACGATGCGGCGGGGAAGTGGACGGCCAGGTGGACTccaacaaacaaatgcaaatggcaCAGATGTTCTTCTTCTGTCATTAAGTGTGGCGGACCTTCTCCTCCTTTCCTGTCTTCCATATCACACAGTCGCCATTGCAACCCGTCACTGGCCGTTTGGAAGCTTCATGTGCAAATCTGTGAGTTTCTTGAGTGCGATGTGTACGGCGGCGAGCGCGTTTACACTGGCCACTTTGGCTTTTGCGCGGTACATCATCGTGGTGCATCAGTCAAAAGCATATCAATGGAGAAGAGAGGGACGTTTAAAAATAGTTGCAGGTGTACTGTGGATACCAGCGGTCGTCCTGGCATCGCCTCAGTTTGCTTGGAGGACTCTGGACAACCATAAAGCCCTTGAGAACCTGGCATGTTTCAATTTCCTGTCTGACCAAGGCCAGTTGGCTTACGGAGTGTGCCACTTCCTACTCGCTTTTGCATTTCCCCTTGGGATCATTGCAATAGCCTATGCCAAGATATACCATTTCCTTAAAACAACTAGACAGAACCGCACAACTCAGACTGACCGTTTGGAGCACTACCATGTGCATGTGACCCAGATTTCTGCTTTGTTAGTGCTGGCTTTTGCAGTGTGCTGGCTGCCATCCTACGGCTTGATGTTTGCCCAAATAGCTGAAGGTGATAAAGCGGCTGGTCCTTTACCTTATTTTGGACCTTTTGCTACCTTTGCTCGCATAATGGCAACCTCTTCTACAGTGGCCAACCCCATTCTCTATGTTTTCACATCCGAGAAATTCAGGAAGGAACTAATGGACCTGGGTCGAAGAGTCTGTGGACAAAGACTCTCCTAA
- the LOC122353737 gene encoding inter-alpha-trypsin inhibitor heavy chain H3-like: protein MMDRAALRLIFLGVFLILATSDPVKKKQNVDIYSFYINSTVTSRYATTVITSRVANKLNESQEIQFEVKIPKNAFISKFRMTIEGKTYDGVVKEKEAAQQQYSQAVSRGQSAGLVRSVGRTLEDFKTSVTVAAFSKVTFELTYEELLKRRLGKYELLINAQPMQPVADFKMDVHIQEKPGISFLEVKGDLSTGDLADAIKTTRADKDAWVTFYPSRDQQTKCKSCGENGLSGDLLIAYDVERQNPKGEVMVSNGYFVHYFAPSDVPHIPKNVVFIIDQSGSMHGRKMDQTRLALLRILSDLDEDDHFGLITFDSEVSLWKRELLRATEENLENAKSFVKEIRDRGATDINAAVLAGVDMISRHPREGTASILILLTDGDPTSGETNKEKIMANVKEAIGTKFPLYCLGFGYDVNFDFLTTMSLENSGVARRIYEDSDADLQLQGFYEEVAVPLLTEIQLKYPGGTNLTKTSFSLYFNGSEIVVSGQITDNSVESFTTQVIAVSKGSNVTYQDTIMTKEPSDVPPEDEDFMQRLWAYLTVKQLLERQVLLKGQEKEDEKKEALRLSLKYQFVTPLTSMVVTKPQEGDVEVADKPKEGEAPHRPPVRKFQHTTHLLSSKHFKLQDAVPSFALRLSDDVRPAAGRMLPVPSIVSVHSNRFLLPVVGQSKPLCEWRIHNWTKRIPSNCLTLQHQPSSDNKHNIY, encoded by the exons aaacaaaatgtgGATATATACAGCTTCTACATTAACTCCACGGTCACCAGCCGCTACGCCACAACAGTCATCACAAGCCGTGTTGCGAACAAATTGAATGAATCTCAAGAGATCCAGTTTGAGGTCAAGATTCCCAAGAATGCCTTCATCAGCAAATTCAGAAT GACCATAGAGGGAAAAACATATGATGGGGTTGTGAAGGAAAAAGAAGCAGCTCAGCAGCAATACAGTCAAGCAGTATCTCGAGGACAAAGTGCTGGACTGGTCAG atcAGTTGGAAGGACTTTAGAGGACTTTAAAACCTCAGTGACAGTAGCTGCTTTTAGTAAAGTGACCTTTGAGTTGACCTACGAGGAACTGTTAAAGCGTCGCCTCGGCAAATATGAGCTACTCATCAACGCCCAACCGATGCAGCCAGTGGCTGACTTCAAG ATGGATGTGCACATCCAAGAGAAGCCAGGAATCTCCTTCTTGGAGGTGAAAGGAGATTTGAGCACTGGTGATCTGGCCGATGCCATCAAAACCACCAGAGCAGACAAAGAC GCATGGGTGACCTTCTATCCTTCTCGAGATCAACAGACCAAGTGTAAAAGCTGTGGAGAAAATGGGTTGAGTGGTGACCTGCTCATAGCATATGATGTTGAGAGACAAAATCCTAAAGGAGAAGTCATg GTATCAAATGGCTATTTCGTCCACTACTTTGCCCCCTCTGATGTTCCACATATTCCCAAAAATGTGGTGTTTATTATCGACCAGAGTGGTTCTATGCATGGTAGAAAAATGGATCAG acTCGTTTGGCACTGCTGAGGATTTTAAGTGATCTTGATGAGGATGACCACTTTGGATTGATCACCTTTGACAGTGAAGTTAGCTTATGGAAGCGTGAGCTCCTCAGAGCTACTGAGGAAAATCTAGAGAATGCCAAATCTTTTGTGAAGGAGATCAGAGATAGAGGAG CCACGGACATAAACGCAGCAGTTCTAGCAGGAGTGGATATGATCAGTCGACATCCACGAGAGGGAACAGCCTCCATCCTGATCCTGCTGACCGATGGAGATCCCACTTCAG GTGAAACCAACAAAGAGAAGATAATGGCGAATGTGAAAGAGGCCATTGGGACAAAGTTTCCCCTCTATTGCCTTGGTTTTGGATATGATGTTAACTTTGACTTCCTGACAACGATGTCTCTGGAAAATAGTGGAGTTGCTCGCAGGATTTATGAAGATTCAGACGCTGATCTACAGCTTCAG gGCTTCTATGAAGAAGTTGCCGTCCCTCTTCTCACTGAAATTCAACTTAAATACCCAGGAGGTACAAACCTTACCAAGACCAGCTTTAGCTTGTACTTCAATGGCTCTGAGATTGTGGTGTCAGGACAAATCACAGACAACAGTGTGGAGAGTTTCACCACCCAAGTCATCGCAGTATCA AAAGGCAGCAATGTGACGTATCAAGACACTATAATGACAAAAGAGCCCAGTGATGTTCCACCTGAGGATGAAGATTTCATGCAGAGGTTGTGGGCCTACCTTACAGTGAAACAGCTTCTGGAGAGACA GGTGCTTCTTAAAGGACAGGAGAAAGAGGACGAAAAGAAAGAAGCTCTCAGACTTTCTCTGAAATATCAGTTTGTCACTCCCCTCACCTCTATGGTCGTTACTAAGCCACAGGAAGGAGACGTGGAAGTAGCCGACAAACCCAAAGAGGGAGAAGCGCCGCACAGACCTCCAG taagGAAGTTTCAACATACAACTCACTTACTCAGCT cGAAACACTTTAAACTTCAAGATGCAG TCCCAAGCTTTGCATTACGGTTAAGTGATG ATGTCAGGCCAGCAGCTGGGAGAATGTTACCTGTTCCTTCTATAGTGTCAG TTCATAGCAATCGTTTCCTGCTGCCTGTTGTTGGTCAGTCTAAGCCACTCTGTGAATGGAGAATCCACAACTGGACAAAACGGATTCCATCAAATTGCCTTACATTACAACATCAACCATCATCTGACAATAAACACAACATCTATTAG